The following are from one region of the Sardina pilchardus chromosome 4, fSarPil1.1, whole genome shotgun sequence genome:
- the gtf2e1 gene encoding LOW QUALITY PROTEIN: general transcription factor IIE subunit 1 (The sequence of the model RefSeq protein was modified relative to this genomic sequence to represent the inferred CDS: inserted 2 bases in 1 codon) → MTEPGLLTVVPPALKRLAQQVVRGFYGVEHALALDVLIRNPCVREEDMLELLKFERKQLRSILNTLKADKFVKCRLRVETAADGKTTRHNYYFINYRLLVNVVKYKLDHMRRRIETDERDSTNRASFRCPCCLSTFTDLEANQLFDPMTGTFRCTYCQTEVEEDESAVPKKDARTLLARFNEQIEPIYGLLRQTEDVNLSHDLLEPEPSEIPALKQSRERAAALEKXGPIRRAWASPRGSQYADLYTQQVEISLEQPDEAQTRAAAAAEAKAPRQRPVWLTESTVQGAYSEQDTHLSTAAEVGAGSVDDGQGRGGSARDENEEVMRALLIHEKRGAGAGLNPRAHVPAATNASDSDSDTSESDEEAGAPPLPSAMSSAGSRGMSSAAMMMEEDEDEEEFEEVSEEPSVSVGGRLYSYREVSQRPELVEQMSAQEKEAYIEKGRTLFQDMYF, encoded by the exons ATGACGGAACCGGGGCTGCTGACCGTGGTCCCCCCCGCGCTGAAGCGGCTCGCGCAGCAGGTGGTGCGCGGCTTCTACGGCGTGGAGCACGCGCTGGCCCTGGACGTGCTCATCCGCAACCCGTGCGTGCGCGAGGAGGACATGCTGGAGCTGCTGAAGTTCGAGCGCAAGCAGCTCCGCTCGATTCTCAACACGCTCAAGGCCGACAAGTTCGTTAAGTGCCGTCTGCGCGTGGAGACTGCCGCCGACGGCAAGACCACGCGACACAACTACTACTTCATCAACTACCGGCTGCTCGTGAACGTGGTGAAGTACAAACTGGACCACATGCGCCGACGTATCGAGACCGACGAGCGCGATTCCACCAACCGGGCCTCGTTCCGGTGCCCCTGCTGCCTCAGCACCTTCACCGATCTGGAGGCGAACCAGCTGTTTGACCCCATGACAG gtacGTTCCGCTGCACGTACTGCCagacggaggtggaggaggacgagtCGGCGGTGCCTAAGAAGGACGCCCGGACGCTGCTGGCGCGGTTTAACGAGCAGATCGAGCCCATCTACGGGCTGCTGCGCCAGACCGAGGACGTCAACCTGTCACATGACCTGCTGGAGCCGGAGCCCTCCGAGATACCCGCCCTCAAGCAGAG TCGTGAGCGTGCAGCAGCGCTGGAGAA GGGTCCCATAAGGAGGGCGTGGGCGTCTCCGCGCGGGTCCCAGTACGCCGACCTGTACACGCAGCAGGTGGAGATCAGCCTGGAGCAGCCGGACGAGGCCCAGACGCGGGCCGCAGCCGCCGCGGAGGCCAAGGCACCGCGCCAGAGACCCGTCTGGCTCACCGAGAGCACCGTGCAGGGGGCCTACAGCGAGcaggacacacacctcagcacag CTGCAGAGGTGGGGGCGGGCTCTGTGGATGACGGACAGGGCCGCGGCGGCTCGGCCCGGGACGAGAACGAGGAAGTGATGCGCGCGCTGCTCATCCACGAGAAGAGGGGCGCGGGGGCGGGGCTTAACCCCCGCGCGCACGTCCCCGCGGCAACCAACGCCAGCGACTCGGACAGCGACACCAGCGAATCGGACGAGGAGGCGGGCGCCCCGCCGTTGCCGTCGGCGATGAGCTCGGCGGGGTCGCGCGGCATGAGCTCGGCGGCGATGATGATggaggaggacgaagacgaggaggagttCGAGGAGGTGTCGGAGGAGCCCAGCGTGAGCGTGGGGGGGAGACTCTACTCCTACCGAGAGGTCAGCCAGCGGCCAGAGCTGGTGGAGCAGATGAGCGCTCAGGAGAAGGAGGCCTACATAGAGAAGGGGCGCACCCTCTTCCAGGACATGTacttctga